The Macrotis lagotis isolate mMagLag1 chromosome 6, bilby.v1.9.chrom.fasta, whole genome shotgun sequence genome includes a window with the following:
- the ILKAP gene encoding integrin-linked kinase-associated serine/threonine phosphatase 2C, with amino-acid sequence MDLFGDLPEPEPSPRSAAGREAQKKRPLLFDDLPPSSSEKSGKDTQKGSLLFDDLPPASSADSGSGGSLLFDDLPPASSGDSGSPASQASQGLKSDGKGAKRKTVEEEKNGSEELVEKKVCKDSSVIFGLKGYVAERKGEREEMQDAHVILNDITEECKPLSSLISRVSYFAVFDGHGGVRASKFAAQNLHQNLIRKFPKGEVMSVEKTVKRCLLDTFKHTDEEFLKQASSQKPAWKDGSTATCVLAVDNVLYIANLGDSRAILCRYNEESNRHAALSLSKEHNPTQYEERMRIQKAGGNVRDGRVLGVLEVSRSIGDGQYKRCGVTSVPDIKRCQLTQNDRFIMLACDGLFKVFTPEEAVTFILSCLEDEKIQTREGKSALDARYEAACNRLATKAVQRGSADNVTVMVVRIGK; translated from the exons ATGGACCTGTTCGGGGACCTGCCGGAGCCGGAGCCCTCGCCCCGCTCCGCAGCCG GGAGAGAAGCACAGAAAAAAAGACCTTTGCTATTTGACGATCTCCCGCCATCCAGCAGTGAGAAGTCAG GGAAAGACACACAGAAAGGATCTTTGCTTTTTGATGACCTGCCTCCAGCTAGCAGTGCTGACTCAG GGTCAGGGGGATCTTTGCTTTTTGATGATCTTCCACCTGCTAGCAGTGGTGACTCAG GTTCACCTGCCTCTCAAGCGTCCCAGGGTCTAAAGAGTGACGGCAAAGGAGCAAAACGGAAAACcgtggaggaggagaagaatgggAGTGAAGAGCTTGTGGAAAAGAAAGTTTGTAAAG ATTCCTCAGTGATCTTTGGCCTTAAAGGTTATGTggcagagaggaaaggagagagagaagagatgcaGGATGCCCATGTGATCCTGAATGACATCACAGAGGAGTGCAAGCCCCTGTCTTCTCTGAT CTCTAGGGTTTCCTATTTTGCTGTTTTCGATGGCCATGGAGGAGTACGAGCTTCAAAGTTTGCTGCTCAGAATTTGCATCAGAACCTAATCAGGAAATTTCCTAAAG GAGAGGTGATGAGCGTGGAGAAGACTGTGAAGAGATGCCTCCTGGACACGTTCAAGCATACCGACGAGGAGTTCCTCAAGCAGGCTTCCAGCCA GAAGCCTGCCTGGAAGGACGGCTCCACGGCCACGTGTGTTCTTGCTGTAGACAATGTCCTCTATATTGCCAACCTGGGAGACAGCCGG GCTATCCTGTGCCGCTATAATGAAGAGAGTAACAGACACGCAGCCTTAAGCCTCAGCAAAGAGCACAATCCCACCCAGTATGAGGAGCGGATGCGGATACAGAAAGCAGGAGGAAACGTCAG ggaTGGCAGAGTCCTGGGGGTGCTGGAGGTTTCCCGTTCCATTGGGGATGGTCAATACAAGCGCTGTGGCGTCACCTCTGTGCCAGACATCAAACGCTGCCAGCTTACTCAGAATGACAG GTTCATCATGCTGGCTTGTGATGGCCTTTTCAAGGTCTTCACCCCTGAGGAAGCTGTGACCTTCATCTTGTCCTGCCTTGAG GATGAGAAGATCCAGACCCGGGAAGGGAAGTCGGCCCTCGATGCCAGGTACGAGGCTGCTTGTAACCGCTTGGCCACCAAGGCCGTGCAGCGTGGTTCCGCGGACAACGTCACCGTGATGGTCGTGCGGATAGGGAAGTGA